Proteins from a genomic interval of Streptomyces sp. NBC_01445:
- a CDS encoding (Fe-S)-binding protein, with protein sequence MRVALFATCVNDAVYPSTAVATVRLLERLGVKVDFPAAQTCCGQPQFNTGYRRETEPLVHRMGRAFEGYDYVVTPSGSCVAMVRDNYPRIAAKGIDPRLTQVSDSLVPRMYELTEFLVDVLGVTDVGAYFPHKVTYHPSCHGLRMLGLGDRPTKLLNAVKGLELIELPGAEECCGFGGTFAVKNSDVSTAMGTDKVDNSLSTGADVLCGADNSCLMHIGGILRRQDAPQRALHLAEILASTEEEPWS encoded by the coding sequence ATGCGCGTCGCCCTCTTCGCCACGTGCGTCAACGACGCCGTGTATCCCTCCACCGCCGTCGCCACGGTCAGGCTCCTCGAACGCCTCGGCGTGAAGGTGGACTTCCCGGCCGCTCAAACGTGTTGCGGACAGCCCCAGTTCAACACCGGCTACCGCCGCGAGACCGAACCCCTTGTGCACCGCATGGGCCGCGCCTTCGAGGGCTACGACTACGTGGTCACCCCGTCCGGCTCCTGCGTGGCGATGGTCCGCGACAACTATCCGCGCATCGCCGCGAAGGGCATCGACCCACGGCTGACGCAGGTGTCGGACTCCCTCGTCCCTCGCATGTACGAGCTGACCGAGTTTCTGGTGGACGTGCTCGGTGTGACCGATGTCGGCGCCTACTTTCCGCACAAGGTCACGTACCACCCCTCATGTCACGGCCTGCGCATGCTGGGCCTGGGTGACCGGCCGACGAAACTCCTCAATGCGGTCAAGGGCCTTGAACTGATCGAGCTGCCGGGTGCCGAGGAATGCTGCGGCTTCGGCGGCACCTTCGCCGTCAAGAACTCCGACGTGTCGACGGCAATGGGAACCGACAAGGTCGACAACTCCCTTTCCACCGGCGCGGACGTCCTGTGCGGCGCGGACAATTCCTGCCTGATGCACATCGGCGGCATCCTGCGCCGCCAGGACGCACCACAGCGAGCCCTGCACCTCGCGGAGATCCTCGCCAGTACCGAAGAGGAGCCCTGGTCATGA
- a CDS encoding rhamnulokinase — MHNLTFAAADLGATSGRVILGLVGPSHLDLTETHRFHNTPVRLQDGLRWDVLALYQGILDGLRAAGQVSSIGIDTWAVDYGLLDADGALLGQPFHYRDTRTEGVAAHDVWPKIGAQELYQVTGLQHLPFNTVFQLASAAGSAQLGIARTLLMIPDLLIHWLTGSIGAEETNASTTGLFDARTGTWAGGILDRLSLDPGLLPPLRSPGDPAGTLLPHVAAYTGLAPDTPVTTVASHDTASAVVAVPATTPDFAYISCGTWSLAGLELDAPVLSEESRAANFTNERGIDGTVRYLRNIMGMWLLEECRRTWAAQGLPDDLPALLTSAAQAEPFTSVVDPDAPEFMTPGDMPERIRAYCRRTNQPAPSIQGAVVRCILESLALAHRNTLRQASSLADRDIRHIHLVGGGSRNELLCQFTADATGLPVIAGPTEATALGNILVQARAHGLVGDLSAMRSLVADTQELRHYTPRGNSAAWAAAAARLSPTATTSGKDS, encoded by the coding sequence ATGCACAACCTCACCTTCGCCGCCGCCGACCTGGGTGCCACCAGCGGCCGTGTGATCCTCGGCCTTGTAGGCCCAAGTCACCTGGACCTCACGGAGACGCACCGGTTCCACAACACACCGGTCCGCCTCCAGGACGGGCTCCGCTGGGACGTACTCGCCCTCTACCAAGGCATACTCGACGGCCTGCGCGCAGCAGGTCAGGTGTCCTCCATCGGCATCGACACCTGGGCCGTCGACTACGGCCTTCTCGACGCGGACGGCGCCCTCCTCGGCCAGCCGTTCCACTACCGCGACACCCGCACCGAAGGCGTCGCCGCCCACGACGTATGGCCCAAGATCGGGGCCCAGGAGCTGTACCAGGTCACCGGCCTGCAGCACCTGCCCTTCAACACCGTCTTCCAGCTCGCCTCCGCCGCCGGAAGCGCCCAGCTCGGCATCGCTCGAACCCTGTTGATGATCCCCGACCTGCTGATCCACTGGCTGACCGGATCCATCGGCGCGGAGGAGACCAACGCCTCCACCACCGGCCTGTTCGACGCCCGCACCGGTACCTGGGCCGGCGGCATCCTCGACCGGCTCTCCCTCGACCCAGGACTGCTGCCTCCGCTGCGCTCCCCCGGCGACCCGGCGGGCACACTGCTCCCGCACGTCGCCGCGTACACCGGCCTCGCCCCCGACACCCCCGTGACCACGGTCGCCTCGCACGACACCGCGTCGGCCGTGGTCGCCGTACCGGCCACGACACCGGACTTCGCGTACATCTCCTGCGGCACCTGGTCCCTTGCCGGACTCGAACTCGACGCTCCGGTCCTCAGCGAGGAGAGCCGCGCCGCGAACTTCACCAACGAGCGCGGCATCGACGGCACCGTCCGCTACCTGCGCAACATCATGGGCATGTGGCTCCTCGAAGAGTGCCGCCGTACCTGGGCGGCGCAAGGTCTGCCGGACGACCTGCCCGCACTCCTCACCAGCGCCGCCCAAGCCGAGCCCTTCACGTCCGTCGTCGACCCGGACGCCCCTGAGTTCATGACACCCGGCGACATGCCCGAGCGCATCCGCGCGTACTGCCGCCGCACCAACCAGCCGGCCCCCAGCATCCAGGGGGCTGTTGTCCGCTGCATCCTGGAGAGTCTGGCCCTGGCCCACCGCAACACCCTGCGCCAGGCATCCTCCCTCGCCGACCGCGACATCCGCCACATCCACCTGGTCGGCGGCGGCTCCCGCAACGAACTGCTGTGCCAGTTCACCGCCGACGCCACCGGCCTCCCGGTGATCGCGGGCCCCACCGAGGCAACGGCCCTGGGCAACATCCTCGTGCAGGCGCGCGCCCACGGACTCGTCGGCGACCTGTCGGCGATGCGCAGCCTCGTAGCCGACACACAGGAGCTACGCCACTACACGCCACGCGGCAACAGCGCCGCCTGGGCCGCGGCCGCTGCCCGCCTCTCCCCCACGGCCACCACTTCCGGCAAGGACTCGTGA